Proteins encoded within one genomic window of Anopheles gambiae chromosome 3, idAnoGambNW_F1_1, whole genome shotgun sequence:
- the LOC1278202 gene encoding uncharacterized protein LOC1278202 — translation MGNYCSSGQTKKDKDNVSEKSEESPSYQLADKNKGKGNDVKEAPLAAPEVTSDASGTGQISNSSNVTNGCNSSTVAGGVGVDGARAQPKALQNVQSMTLSDSTANSPMTVSPPCDIPPVHQNLPQNLTPLYGKPTTNRRTDKYKKIVLYILAADDGFQTEKAMLREVFKGLNQKCQSRGFELHVADLHVQQPKGNSFDVNKWFRGPLEAQGGHELAANCLAEIARQSCDSYLIPVLFLGGTLGDPLLPLTIESQDFVAALQMAERNPAERAILEKWYVLDDKSQPACYRLNATAPPPMSSEESQKELALLLQTLIDIFSKELRDSYLTTVVEQEINNTVLISQELSKRCIWIQSTVAALKTEGQSSVEAEMVRRLTNIQNDLKNQLSEKHIIRIPANIAQPQQEQFGAMLDTCLSLEIDAIIDEHVSKYSIPHCTHGVDRRLLSELEEVNRHSRVLNENCANFSTTERVREYLTSARGKPLVVYGPMGAGKSVFMAKLSQNLHTWLPDSHLVIRYANLTMQSSDVTGLVGSITEQISVLIKGVSTRCQHTVSSYSGVLKSLLESSKQQITILIDSIDALRDVEDLDWLPVTLLDNVKFVLTVSSTSTGHDLANVESRVLQRLRERIGDDSCFLYLTPFTQEQWEDVLCFGGGDIYAANGALQLPESWKKSDEKISIQAKILWWLGWLGITNLSNTSVSHISERVFVILEEKFTAPIVRLIMSLLLASREGLLETEIITLIRNSNLVTGSTTKQWTHFCWKMGPLFLHNKNIIVIDRTLRQVAEKRYEADIKHAHQILYDYYELQPTVFLDKKGKEKCFNYRKIVELPYHKYKLDSTATDSAIFSTSPYLTDLVWLQDKLIATGCVHVLNDIRLVDSATSAGTHVALLKSFIETHFKALNYDGNQLYSLLYPVLVAEQQRPGSPYANNTVVQQWLKTINNSTVPFLEKLVLTEGGDEEEKQAVDNMPNVVGYDLIMNLSIEGYFVISLSTEREEICVWDVAKCRKVRTLTGVPQPSAICPVGDYGVAVLCRREIRIIDLNEGRFKVTLKGVMNQKMPYFGLHDPAHLVCLSRNRMYVNLMNIESGDCVTTFKAGEDRFLNSLLVSGDGRILVCGDETQKPFPLLVWHLSQKKLLYDLRIPHHDFITSLSAITHEGSYVCVVAKELAEPSPNFIVVYDLQSGTLFKKWKPSCNTVSLAISQTNTCVIAGLEDARILIWDLVTGNCRSTLVGHSAPVTLLKIDPTGKILLSSDKEGRDMSIRLWQLDSGNLLAVYTPEERITTCEILSGGSYLALALENRHNLITLKLRSGKDGSTVDEDRAATVYGNSEHDGKQFDLKQ, via the exons ATGGGCAACTACTGTAGTTCCGGACAGACCAAAAAGGATAAGGATAATGTGTCGGAAAAGTCCGAAGA ATCACCATCTTATCAGCTGGCGGATAAAAACAAGGGCAAGGGGAACGATGTAAAGGAGGCTCCGCTGGCGGCTCCGGAAGTCACATCGGATGCATCGGGCACGGGCCAAATCTCAAACAGCTCCAACGTTACCAATGGCTGCAACTCGTCGACCGTGGCTGGAGGGGTGGGCGTTGATGGGGCCAGAGCTCAACCTAAAGCACTCCAGAATGTGCAATCGATGACACTGTCAG ACTCCACCGCCAACAGCCCGATGACCGTGTCGCCACCATGTGATATACCGCCAGTGCATCAAAACTTACCGCAAAACCTAACACCACTGTACGGCAAGCCGACTACTAACAGGCGCACGGATAAGTACAAAAAGATCGTTCTCTACATACTGGCCGCAGACGATG GATTTCAAACAGAAAAGGCCATGCTGCGAGAGGTGTTTAAGGGGCTGAACCAGAAATGCCAGAGCCGCGGGTTTGAGCTGCATGTGGCCGATCTGCATGTGCAGCAGCCCAAGGGGAACAGCTTCGACGTGAACAAGTGGTTCCGAGGACCGCTCGAGGCACAGGGCGGTCACGAGCTGGCAGCGAACTGTTTGGCCGAAATTGCCCGCCAATCCTGTGACTCGTACCTTATTCCGGTGCTGTTCCTCGGTGGCACGCTGGGCGATCCGCTGCTGCCACTGACGATCGAAAGCCAGGACTTTGTAGCAGCCCTGCAGATGGCTGAGCGGAATCCAGCGGAACGAGCGATACTGGAGAAGTGGTACGTGCTGGACGATAAATCGCAGCCCGCGTGCTATCGGTTGAATGCAACTGCCCCACCG CCCATGTCTTCAGAAGAGTCGCAGAAGGAACTTGCGCTACTGCTGCAAACGTTGATCGATATATTTTCGAAGGAGCTGCGTGACTCTTATCTAACCACCGTCGTAGAACAG GAAATTAACAACACCGTTTTGATCAGCCAAGAACTATCGAAACGTTGCATCTGGATCCAGAGCACAGTAGCAGCACTTAAAACGGAAGGTCAATCTTCTGTAGAAGCGGAAATGGTGCGAAGGTTAACCAACATCCAGAACGATCTGaag AATCAACTGTCCGAGAAGCACATCATTCGCATCCCGGCCAATATCGCCCAACCGCAGCAGGAACAGTTTGGAGCGATGCTGGACACTTGCCTATCGCTTGAGATTGATGCAATTATCGATGAGCACGTTAGCAAGTACTCCATTCCACACTGCACGCACGGTGTCGATCGACGTTTGTTGAGTGAGCTGGAGGAGGTCAATCGGCACTCGCGTGTGTTGAACGAAAATTGCGCCAACTTCAGCACGACCGAGCGGGTGCGCGAATATCTAACGTCGGCCCGGGGCAAGCCACTTGTTGTGTACGGGCCGATGGGTGCTGGAAAGAGTGTCTTTATGGCGAAACTGTCACAAAATCTGCACACTTGGCTGCCCGATTCTCATCTAGTGATAAG ATATGCCAACCTTACTATGCAAAGCTCAGATGTTACCGGTCTGGTGGGTTCGATAACGGAGCAGATATCAGTATTAATCAAAGGAGTATCGACACGATGCCAGCAT ACCGTTTCATCATATTCCGGGGTACTGAAGTCATTGTTAGAGAGCTCGAAGCAGCAAATTACCATCCTGATCGATTCGATCGATGCGTTGCGTGACGTGGAAGATCTTGACTGGTTGCCGGTAACGCTGCTGGACAATGTGAAGTTTGTGCTGACGGTTAGTTCCACTAGCACTGGGCATGATCTGGCGAATGTCGAAAGTCGCGTGCTGCAGCGCCTTCGTGAACGGATTGGAGACGATAGCTGCTTCCTGTATCTCACGCCCTTTACTCAGGAACAGTGGGAGGATGTGCTGTGTTTCGGAGGAGGAGATATTTACGCTGCCAACGGTGCATTGCAGCTGCCAGAAAGCTGGAAGAAATCAGACGAGAAGATTTCAATTCAAGCGAAG ATTCTCTGGTGGCTCGGCTGGCTTGGCATTACCAACCTTTCAAACACCTCCGTTTCACACATCAGCGAGCGAGTGTTTGTGATTCTAGAGGAAAAGTTTACTGCCCCCATCGTGAGGCTGATTATGTCGTTGCTGCTCGCTTCGCGGGAAGGACTGCTCGAGACGGAAATCATTACACTTATTAGAAATTCTAACTTAGTCACCG gatcaacaacaaaacagtgGACACATTTTTGTTGGAAGATGGGACCACTATTTCTTCACAATAAGAACATTATCGTCATCGATAGGACACTGCGGCAGGTGGCAGAAAAGCGCTACGAGGCCGACATTAAGCATGCGCATCAAATTCTGTACGACTACTACGAACTGCAACCAACCGTTTTTCTCGACAAGAAGGGTAAAGAGAAGTG TTTTAACTATAGGAAGATAGTTGAATTGCCCTACCACAAGTACAAGCTCGATTCGACGGCAACCGATAGCGCCATCTTTTCCACCTCTCCGTACCTGACCGATCTAGTCTGGTTGCAAGACAAACTGATCGCTACCGGATGTGTTCATGTTTTAAACGACATTCGTCTAGTAGATAGTGCCACCAGTGCTGGTACTCACGTGGCCCTGCTGAAATCGTTCATTGAGACGCACTTCAAGGCCCTGAACTATGACGGTAATCAGCTATACTCGCTGCTATATCCGGTATTAGTAGCGGAACAGCAGCGACCCGGTTCTCCCTATGCGAACAATACAGTCGTACAACAATGGCTGAAGACTATCAACAACAGCACTGTACCGTTCCTGGAAAAGTTGGTGTTAACTGAGGGGGGAGACGAGGAGGAAAAGCAAGCAGTTGACAACATGCCGAACGTGGTTGGGTACGATCTGATCATGAACCTGAGCATTGAGGGGTACTTTGTCATTTCGCTTAGCACAGAGCGGGAAGAAATCTGCGTGTGGGACGTAGCAAA ATGCCGTAAGGTACGCACACTTACTGGTGTACCTCAACCATCAGCAATATGTCCAGTTGGTGATTATGGTGTGGCGGTTCTGTGTCGTCGTGAGATTCGCATTATCGATCTGAACGAAGGCAGATTCAAGGTGACACTGAAAGGTGTCATGAACCAGAAGATGCCCTACTTTGGTCTGCACGATCCGGCGCATCTCGTGTGTCTATCGCGTAACCGCATGTACGTGAATCTGATGAACATTGAGTCGGGTGACTGTGTCACAACGTTCAAGGCGGGTGAAGATCGGTTCTTGAATTCACTCCTAGTGTCGGGTGATGGGAG AATTCTTGTGTGTGGTGATGAAACACAGAAACCGTTCCCGCTGCTGGTGTGGCATTTGTCGCAGAAGAAGCTGCTATACGATCTACGCATACCGCATCACGATTTTATCACTTCACTGTCTGCTATTACGCACGAAGGCTCatacgtgtgtgtggttgCGAAGGAGCTGGCAGAACCAAGCCCTAACTTTATCGTGGTGTACGATCTACAGAGCGGCACACTGTTCAAGAAGTGGAAACCATCCTGCAACACGGTATCTCTTGCCATATCGCAAACTAACACCTGCGTCATTGCTGGACTCGAGGATGCAAGAATTTTAATCTGGGATCTGGTGACTG GTAACTGCCGAAGCACCCTGGTCGGGCACAGTGCCCCGGTAACCTTGTTGAAGATAGATCCTACGGGCAAGATTCTGTTATCTAGCGATAAAGAGGGACGCGACATGTCCATACGGCTCTGGCAGCTCGATAGCGGCAATCTGCTGGCAGTGTACACCCCGGAGGAACGTATCACGACGTGTGAAATTCTTAGCGGTGGCTCCTATCTGGCACTTGCATTGGAGAACCGTCACAATCTGATCACGCTGAAACTTCGCTCAGGTAAAGATGGATCCACAGTCGATGAAGATCGAGCAGCGACAGTATACGGCAATTCCGAACACGATGGTAAGCAGTTCGATCTAAAGCAGTAA